One region of Thermococcus sp. MAR1 genomic DNA includes:
- the coaD gene encoding phosphopantetheine adenylyltransferase, whose product MGKKYRKVVVGGTFDRLHLGHKALLRKAFEVGKYVYIGLTSDEMIREKPYADKILPYEIRLKDLIKFFEVNGYSNYRVIKIHTAIGFADEMKSLEAIVVSEETYKGALIVNRAREEKGLRPLEIVTIGIVRSSLGPKISSSLIRAGLIDPFGRPLSSGNETPEGKAFKGQKRNTYGDTQCRS is encoded by the coding sequence ATGGGGAAAAAATACCGGAAAGTGGTCGTCGGCGGAACCTTTGACAGACTCCACCTCGGCCATAAAGCCCTGCTGAGGAAGGCCTTCGAGGTTGGGAAGTACGTCTACATCGGACTCACCTCCGACGAGATGATACGTGAGAAGCCGTACGCGGATAAAATCCTCCCATACGAGATACGGCTCAAAGATTTAATCAAATTCTTCGAGGTTAACGGCTACTCCAACTACCGCGTGATCAAGATACACACTGCGATAGGCTTCGCGGACGAGATGAAGAGCCTAGAAGCCATAGTTGTGAGCGAGGAGACCTATAAAGGCGCGCTCATCGTGAACAGGGCGAGGGAGGAGAAGGGCCTAAGGCCCCTTGAGATAGTCACCATAGGGATCGTGAGAAGTTCCTTAGGTCCCAAAATCAGCTCATCCCTCATAAGGGCCGGTCTCATAGACCCGTTCGGGAGGCCGCTCTCCAGTGGAAACGAAACCCCCGAGGGAAAGGCGTTTAAGGGACAAAAGCGTAACACCTACGGTGATACCCAATGTCGAAGCTGA
- a CDS encoding DUF835 domain-containing protein, producing MVLRVSPLVLVADIILFLVIGYAALYALRRINRYGEPLNRFLIITAFSLLMASLGRLIDIGDDFAADPEPFIPLEQALYFFSIVGITYGLINYIRSVERRIFPTPVGEVNNGNLPPGGFLYLGDQDSVLEFLGSCKVPTLVVTRSPWKYKESCEHAQALWITQASDQGVGPTKLHVILDSAVKFFQGGGRLIIIDCLEVLILYNDFGSVFRFLSTLKDYAVEAGSTVLLLVGDSTVGDRELMMLKREFTPVKDLKELLRTSS from the coding sequence ATGGTGTTAAGGGTGTCTCCCCTTGTTTTAGTGGCCGATATCATTCTTTTTCTGGTGATAGGCTACGCGGCTCTCTATGCCCTGAGGAGGATCAACCGCTATGGTGAGCCGTTAAATCGGTTTTTAATAATCACGGCTTTCTCCCTTCTGATGGCCTCGCTGGGTCGGCTTATTGACATCGGCGACGACTTTGCAGCTGACCCCGAACCGTTTATACCCCTTGAGCAGGCGCTCTACTTCTTTTCCATAGTCGGCATAACCTACGGTCTCATCAATTACATCCGAAGTGTTGAGAGGCGGATATTCCCCACCCCCGTGGGGGAAGTTAATAATGGAAACCTTCCGCCGGGGGGTTTTCTGTACCTCGGGGATCAGGATTCTGTTCTTGAATTCCTTGGAAGTTGCAAGGTTCCGACTTTGGTGGTTACCAGAAGCCCATGGAAGTACAAGGAGTCCTGTGAGCATGCCCAGGCCCTTTGGATAACCCAAGCTAGCGATCAGGGAGTGGGTCCGACGAAACTCCACGTGATCCTTGACAGCGCGGTGAAGTTCTTCCAGGGGGGAGGGAGGCTCATAATAATAGACTGCCTCGAAGTTTTGATACTCTACAACGACTTTGGGTCGGTGTTCCGCTTCCTTTCGACGCTTAAGGACTATGCCGTTGAGGCCGGCTCGACGGTACTCCTCCTCGTTGGCGACTCGACGGTTGGGGATAGGGAGCTCATGATGTTAAAAAGGGAGTTTACTCCCGTTAAAGACCTCAAGGAACTCCTCAGAACTTCCTCTTGA
- a CDS encoding bifunctional N(6)-L-threonylcarbamoyladenine synthase/serine/threonine protein kinase, translating into MIAIGIEGTAHTLGIGIVTEKEVLANVFHTLTTEKGGIHPKEAAEHHARLLKPLLKKALEEAGITMEDVDVVAFSQGPGLGPCLRVVATAARALAIKYRKPIVGVNHCIAHVEITKMFGVKDPVGLYVSGGNTQVLALEGGRYRVFGETLDIGIGNAIDTFARELGIGFPGGPKIEKLALKGERYIELPYAVKGMDLSFSGILTEAVRKYRTGKYRVEDLAYSFQETAFAALVEVTERAVAHTGKDEVVLVGGVAANNRLREMLKVMTEDRGIDFFVPPYDLCRDNGAMIAYTGLRMYLGGVRFSLNDTVVKQKFRTDEVDVVWC; encoded by the coding sequence ATGATAGCTATCGGAATAGAGGGTACCGCCCACACTCTCGGCATAGGCATCGTTACAGAAAAAGAAGTCCTTGCCAACGTATTCCACACCCTAACCACCGAGAAGGGCGGCATTCATCCAAAAGAGGCCGCTGAACATCACGCCAGGCTCTTGAAGCCCCTTCTCAAAAAAGCCCTTGAAGAGGCCGGAATAACGATGGAGGACGTTGACGTTGTAGCGTTCTCCCAGGGGCCGGGTCTCGGCCCCTGTCTCCGCGTCGTTGCCACGGCCGCGAGGGCGCTGGCGATAAAGTACAGGAAGCCCATAGTCGGCGTCAACCACTGCATCGCCCACGTGGAAATAACCAAAATGTTTGGGGTTAAAGACCCAGTTGGCCTCTACGTCAGCGGCGGAAACACGCAGGTTTTGGCTTTGGAAGGCGGTCGCTACCGTGTCTTCGGCGAGACCCTCGACATAGGAATAGGCAACGCGATAGACACCTTCGCGAGGGAGCTGGGAATAGGCTTCCCTGGTGGCCCGAAGATTGAAAAACTGGCACTGAAAGGTGAACGCTATATAGAGCTTCCCTACGCGGTCAAGGGGATGGATTTGAGCTTCTCTGGAATACTCACGGAAGCCGTCAGGAAGTACAGAACCGGGAAGTACCGCGTTGAGGATCTGGCATATTCCTTCCAGGAAACTGCCTTTGCCGCCCTGGTGGAGGTGACGGAGAGGGCCGTGGCTCACACCGGCAAGGATGAGGTAGTTCTAGTCGGCGGCGTCGCCGCCAACAACCGCCTTCGCGAGATGTTGAAGGTCATGACAGAGGACAGGGGGATAGACTTCTTCGTTCCGCCCTACGACCTCTGCCGCGACAATGGTGCGATGATAGCCTACACCGGCCTGAGAATGTACCTGGGAGGGGTGCGCTTCTCGCTCAATGACACCGTGGTCAAGCAGAAGTTCAGAACCGACGAGGTGGATGTTGTATGGTGTTAA
- a CDS encoding acetate--CoA ligase family protein, with protein sequence MDFFFYPSSVAVFGSFKKGAIAYEILRNIVEGGFEGEIIPVNPKGGTVKISGRTFQIREQLDEPVDSAIIAIPAKFVPALIDEIGPLIKGAVVISAGFSEVGNEELERELLEKAKKHGVRVIGPNCAGIFGVHGKFFGSFEVRVKPGGLALISQSGAFGGAALAMGNDEGIGFSAFVSYGNAADLNESDFLEYFADDENTKAIALYIEGVKDGRRFLKALRYASTKKPVIILKAGKSASGAKAAASHTGSLAGSYEIYRAAFRQAGAIEVEEMEELFDAAKAFEMYTRAGKRVAVITNSGGPGVLATDKLERLGLEMVRLSDETIEELRSFLPPQCSVKNPIDLIADADYERYRRTIEVVCGDKNVDSLLVICVPPIFIPSEEIAKAVIEAECDKPVIVNFMAGDLVREGVRLLEEHGIKNFPTPERAARALSWLARH encoded by the coding sequence ATGGACTTCTTCTTTTATCCCTCCAGTGTCGCGGTATTTGGCTCCTTCAAGAAGGGCGCCATAGCCTACGAAATCCTGAGGAACATCGTCGAGGGCGGCTTTGAGGGGGAGATAATCCCGGTCAACCCGAAGGGCGGAACTGTCAAAATCTCGGGGAGAACCTTCCAAATCCGGGAGCAACTGGATGAACCTGTGGACAGCGCTATAATTGCAATCCCGGCGAAGTTCGTTCCCGCTCTCATCGACGAAATCGGTCCCCTCATCAAGGGCGCCGTCGTCATCTCAGCCGGCTTCTCCGAGGTTGGAAACGAGGAGCTTGAGCGCGAGCTGCTTGAAAAAGCTAAAAAGCACGGCGTCCGCGTTATAGGCCCCAATTGCGCCGGCATCTTCGGCGTCCACGGGAAGTTCTTCGGCTCCTTTGAGGTCAGGGTTAAGCCCGGTGGGCTGGCATTAATCAGTCAGAGCGGTGCCTTCGGTGGCGCGGCTTTGGCAATGGGCAACGACGAGGGGATAGGCTTTTCTGCCTTCGTTTCCTATGGAAACGCCGCTGATTTAAACGAGAGCGATTTCCTTGAATATTTCGCGGACGACGAGAATACCAAGGCTATAGCCCTCTACATCGAAGGCGTTAAGGACGGCAGGCGCTTTTTAAAGGCCCTCCGCTACGCGAGTACTAAAAAACCAGTCATCATCCTCAAGGCCGGCAAGAGCGCGAGCGGAGCTAAAGCTGCGGCTTCACATACAGGCTCGCTCGCGGGTTCTTACGAGATTTATCGCGCGGCCTTCAGGCAGGCCGGCGCCATCGAGGTCGAGGAGATGGAGGAGCTCTTCGATGCTGCCAAGGCCTTCGAGATGTACACCCGAGCCGGGAAGAGGGTCGCGGTAATTACCAACTCCGGCGGTCCGGGCGTTCTCGCAACGGACAAGCTCGAAAGGCTGGGCCTTGAGATGGTCAGGCTGAGCGATGAAACCATCGAGGAACTCCGCTCTTTTCTCCCACCCCAGTGCTCGGTAAAGAACCCGATAGACCTGATAGCCGATGCCGACTACGAGCGTTACCGGAGGACCATCGAGGTCGTTTGCGGAGATAAAAACGTGGATTCGCTCCTCGTTATCTGCGTGCCACCGATTTTTATTCCAAGCGAAGAGATAGCGAAGGCGGTAATCGAGGCCGAATGCGATAAGCCGGTCATCGTCAACTTCATGGCCGGAGACCTGGTCAGGGAAGGCGTCCGGCTTTTGGAGGAGCATGGGATCAAGAACTTCCCGACCCCGGAGCGCGCGGCGAGGGCCCTTTCATGGCTCGCAAGGCACTGA
- a CDS encoding flavin reductase family protein, protein MKPYRLLYPMRTYLVVAGKGREANVMAADWVTIVSAEPFMVGVAVAPERYTWGLIRKHREFVISVPSLGMLDDVWIVGTRHGPSKLRETSIELVPSKVIETPSIGNALANLECRLVDEKAYGDHSWFVGEVVGSSYKMDAFSGDSPRLEAGFLAHVSWTDFVTFEKKIYRPGK, encoded by the coding sequence ATGAAGCCGTACAGGCTTCTCTATCCGATGAGAACCTATCTTGTGGTGGCAGGTAAGGGTAGGGAAGCAAACGTCATGGCCGCCGACTGGGTCACGATAGTTTCCGCCGAGCCCTTTATGGTCGGCGTGGCAGTGGCGCCCGAGAGGTACACGTGGGGACTTATCAGGAAGCACCGGGAGTTTGTGATAAGCGTTCCCAGTTTAGGAATGCTCGACGACGTCTGGATAGTCGGGACGAGGCACGGCCCTTCAAAGCTGAGGGAAACCTCCATAGAACTGGTCCCGTCAAAGGTCATTGAAACCCCGAGCATCGGAAACGCTCTGGCCAACCTCGAGTGCAGGCTGGTAGATGAGAAGGCCTACGGAGACCACTCTTGGTTCGTCGGAGAGGTCGTGGGAAGTTCATACAAGATGGATGCCTTTAGTGGAGACAGTCCCAGGCTCGAAGCCGGCTTCCTGGCACATGTCTCCTGGACCGACTTCGTGACCTTTGAGAAGAAGATTTACCGGCCGGGGAAGTAG